The sequence CTTTCACAGCCCGCTGCCAGAGAATCTCCTCTCTTCCACTCAGACCCCCTTAAGAGCGCTGTCCCAGGACGGACCACTGTgcgagaggaagggggggggtatgggggggcgggggggcaagGACGTTAGCGGCTGAAAGCTGGCGTCTGGCTGGCGAGAGCAGAAACCTGACCAGGCACTCTGTCTTTGAATCTGCTCCTCTATAAATAACAGGAAGTGCAGGTCGGGAAGGTCTGAGACCGCCGCTTGTGCTCGCGTGGCTCTCATTGGTCCTTTTGGAGGAAGCCGCGGCTCAGACGGTCCCCATCCCAGGAGTCTGGGGCCAGGCAAGCCTCTGTCACAGTGCTCTCCATATCAAACAAGCCTTGTAACTCCATTCACTGCGCTTTTCCCACTTTCAGAATCAATTTGGCTGATCTCCCGGGTGTGCATCTGTATCAAcgccaggcaaaaaaaaatgaggcaCCCCAATTTCTCTACTCTACTGGGATCCGTGGGAGTTTACAGCAGATGGTTTACCGGCAGTCTGTCCATCCATCAGTCCCCCGCACCCACCTAGCCCTTACCAGAACCATGACCACACTCGCCTGACAGAAACAGCAGATTCACTGCTGACCAATACGTTTGAGGGAGGCTACTTGCTCCCTCGCTGTTAGTGACACATGATCTGGTCTGTTAGCCTTGCTGAACgaagttaaaataaataaataaagttggCTAAAGAGAAACCATTGGGGGCATCACTTCCAGGAAATGGCACAGTTTTGCCTGGTTCGGTGGGTGGCAGTTTGTTGTGTAGGGGGTTGTGGGGCGTGGCTGCGTCAGCGTCAGTCTTGACATCCAAAGCTTTTGGTCCCTCCTTGGGGGGGGGAATGTTGCAAGGGCTCGGAgcggtggtggtgggagggggggggtgtccttTCTGTCATACGGGCTTCTCCAGAGACTTTGGGAAGGGCGCGGGGTTGGAGGCGGAGATCTTGCGGCAGACGGTGTTGGTGTTGCTGCAGCGGCAGCCGGGCCGGGCGGCCCGGTCGTACCCGCGCTGGCAGGCGGCGAGGCACAGCTTGGCGGGCGGGTAGCAGCAGAGGCAGGGCAGGCAGAGGGACATGAGCGCCATTGTGCCCCAGCGGGCGCAGGCGCGGCCGGGCCCGCACGAGCAGGGCCGGTCGGCGCAGTTGTCTTCGTCGTCGGCGGAGCAGTGGTAGAAGAGGCCCTTGACGCAGCAGAGGCAGGTGCCGTTCTCCACCACGCTCTCGGCCGAGCAGAGGCAGCGCTGCTCGCACACCCAGCAGGACGGCAGGCTCCGGGGGGCGCCGCACTCCCGGCACTTGCAGCGGCCGCAGCGCTCGCAGATGAAGAGGTGCCGCCCGAAATCCTCGGCCTCGGCGGGGCCCTTCCCCAGTCTGTCGGGCTTCAGCTCGCCCTTGGGCTGGCTGCGCACCACGGGGAGCAGGCCGGAGTGCGACGGGGTGAGGCCGGCCAGCAGTCTCTGGTCGGAGGCGGCACTGCTCCGTGACATGGAGCTGACCGTGCTGGAGCGGCTCAGGTGCGCCAGGTGGGCGTGTTGGTGGTGGCTCTGGCTGCGCGGGAGCTGGGCGTGGCGCTCATCGTGGGCCAGGAAGAGGCCCGGCTgggcggcgggggcggcggcggcgggctCCGGCGGCACCGCCGGCCGCTCCACGTAGTCGTTGCTGGCCCTGATGGCCCGGATTTGGTCGATGGACAGGACCGGCACCTGCTGGAGGTCCAGCCCGTCAGGGTCCGCCCTGCGGGAGGGTGCCAGATCCATCCTGCGGAGGGAGGCGCTGAGGGAGGGGCCGGGGTGGGGGGCGCACTCCGTTCAGGGCACATCAGAGAAACCTGAAACCCAAAAAGGaagaacacacagagacccGTACCGTCACTTCCCAATCCTCTCAGGTTATGAACACACAGCAACGCTCCCACCCGTGACCTTACGACTCCACTctgatttaataaaatattcaatatccTGAGTTGCGTCAgggcaggaaataaaaaaatatctagAACTGACACAGAGAACTCACTAAAGGGGGAGAGTTTACTTTAGCagaattcctgggttttaaggTCTGAGTCTGTCAATACTTTCACTTTGATGCATTCCATTAATTCAGATTTGTTGGGCATAGATATTAACACTACCAACGAGGGGATTATCATTTGACATATTTAATTAGCCAGTGGTCAATACAGCTATTTGAATAATCCTATTACTTGCACCCCTGAAATATGTTAACAGAATTAAACAGTAATGAATTGACAGAACTATACAGAGTACACTTCAATATCAATTGAGCGTGCTGTCAAAGCCATTGAAGTTAATCATCTTTACCAAAATTGATAAACATTTTTAGTGAGTGAAAAGAGAGGCCGTTAGCCGCAAGTCAGTGAGCTTTTCTGTGTTGGGACCTGAAAAGGACAGAAGGCCACAAAAGCATGAAACATCGAACATGGAATGCAGGGAGAGGGATGAGGAAAACATCAGTATCCTGTTGCAAGCTACCGTGTATAATTAGCCATCATCCCGAACAAAGGCTCGGTGTATAGTTTTTCACCCAGCCCTTTCCTGATACCCGACGTTGGCAATGCTAAAACGCACGTTCTCAGAATGTTaggggcggggggcagggaTGTCAAGGGGGCCGCCATTTTGCGGGGTGTAATTAGGACAAATGGGAAAGCATTCGAGGCAGCCCAGATAGAGGGATAAGGTGGGAGGGGAAGGTGGCGGCCGACGTAACTCCGAACGGAAATCTATACAAAGGAGCAGCAATTAGGTGATGCTACTGTCTGCCTCATCCGCATGCAGTCTGGGTCTCTCTCAGCTGCATCGCTGGCAGGAGGCTGGCATGCTCTCACAAAGGTAAGATACCATCCCCGGCCATAAAGTGGAGATAAGAAGGCCTCAGCAGGAAGCATTAGATACATTTATAAATTACgagcaggaggaaaaaacacagggcAAAGGAAGTCCTGGAAAGTAATCTCATCATATCCTGCAGCTCCCATGTCCCAGGCATATCTGCCCATCTAATtgttaagggggggggggggcggggggggggggggagaaaaagaaaggatgctgtttattttccatgaaGTCATCAAGTAATCGTCTGGAGCACGGATCCGGACCGCCTCGCGGACGGTCCAAATAGCAATTCTGAGGTGAAGGAGCATCCAAGGGGTACCGAGGATAGAGGCGGGGCAATTCAACTTCTTCCTTTGGTccgttttttttctgctgatctCAGCACCGTCTCCATCGCTGATGTGTCACATGGCAGGGCAAACATTCACTTTGCCTCACAATAAAATGATGATATATTTAATTCTGCCTCTCATTATCCAGCCTACATTTCAAAGTGATACAGTAACACCACACTTTCAGATGAGGTGTCCGGAGATGTTGCACATTAATTCCATTGATTTATCATTGCCTTCTATGAGTTTTGGGCTAGATCATGAGCTTGCCAAGATTATTAACATCTTCAGACGGCCGTATGTTTACTCCAAGTTATGTAGGCACTGTTACTGAGGTACTGTGCAAGCACCTGATCCAAGGTGACTTAAATTTTGCAACTCATATTTGATGAGTTGCCCGGTTTTTGGGTCCATCTCTTCACCCTGAAGTGATGCTGATGCCGTGCATTATGGGTGATGATGGTATTAccggcctgtgtgtgtgtttgggaagtCCCGTGCAATTATCCAAAGCACCCCTATCCGTGAGAGATCCACTCTGATCCATTAAGTGCACTGACAGGCTTGTAAAGTGAAATGTAGAGGGCATCTCCACTGcagtccaccccccccccccctcccccccaccacacacacaccagcatccCATCAACACCATCACaatgcgcacgcacgcacacacacccacacacacacacacacacacacacacacacacatagacacacacacacacacagggtgcgAAAAGATCAATATCCAACACTCCAGT comes from Megalops cyprinoides isolate fMegCyp1 chromosome 3, fMegCyp1.pri, whole genome shotgun sequence and encodes:
- the LOC118775160 gene encoding protein sprouty homolog 3; translated protein: MDLAPSRRADPDGLDLQQVPVLSIDQIRAIRASNDYVERPAVPPEPAAAAPAAQPGLFLAHDERHAQLPRSQSHHQHAHLAHLSRSSTVSSMSRSSAASDQRLLAGLTPSHSGLLPVVRSQPKGELKPDRLGKGPAEAEDFGRHLFICERCGRCKCRECGAPRSLPSCWVCEQRCLCSAESVVENGTCLCCVKGLFYHCSADDEDNCADRPCSCGPGRACARWGTMALMSLCLPCLCCYPPAKLCLAACQRGYDRAARPGCRCSNTNTVCRKISASNPAPFPKSLEKPV